In the genome of Polaribacter atrinae, one region contains:
- the pulA gene encoding type I pullulanase: MNKKEELSCTFNKDEMEQNKHNFSSFEEYPTTDKSLWLDYSKEKTTFKIWSPTATAVKLNFYKTGNDSEVFATFNLVPEENGLWLKTIEGDLDGTYYTYQTFINENWLSETPGIYAKAVGVNGERAMVLNMDAINPKNWEQDTYVQLKSPNSAIIYELHIRNITIQTEANSSYPGKYLGLIEKGVKSTLNVATAIDHIKELGITHVHLLPTFDQYSIDETHLEVPQFNWGYDPQNYNVPEGSFSTDPFKAEVRIPEFKKMIQAFHNAGIGVILDVVYNHTGVIENSNFNLETPKYYYRFNNDGSYSNASGCGNETSSERKMTQKFILESVKYWTEEYHLDGFRFDLMAIHDVETMNLIADEITKINPSALIYGEGWTGGDSPLPEQKRALKKHIPQMPKIAAFSDEIRDAIKGSTFDDRSTGFVSGAKFKEESLKCGIVGVIQHPQVNYMYINHTDFPWALQPWQAINYVSCHDNYTLFDKLKISRPDASLKDIKAMHKLATAIVTTSQGTPFLHEGSEIMSTKKGDHNSYKSPDKINEIDWNLKVKNSDVLAYYKNLIKLRKKHPAFRMTTAKEVQENLEFKKIDHSLVSYQLKNNANKDSWSKILVIFNSQNKIINYQLDQTYRVAVINDSFDFEGKQEVKGNVSVPGISMMILFEE, from the coding sequence GTGAATAAAAAAGAAGAACTTTCTTGTACTTTCAATAAGGATGAGATGGAACAGAATAAACACAATTTTTCTTCTTTTGAAGAATACCCAACAACAGATAAAAGCCTTTGGTTAGACTACTCTAAAGAAAAAACTACTTTTAAAATATGGTCTCCTACCGCCACCGCTGTAAAATTAAATTTCTATAAAACAGGAAATGACTCTGAAGTCTTTGCTACTTTTAATTTAGTACCTGAAGAAAATGGACTTTGGCTAAAAACAATTGAAGGAGATTTAGACGGAACCTATTATACGTATCAAACCTTTATTAATGAAAATTGGTTGTCAGAAACCCCAGGTATTTATGCAAAAGCTGTAGGCGTAAATGGAGAAAGAGCTATGGTTTTAAATATGGATGCCATTAATCCTAAAAATTGGGAACAAGATACATATGTGCAATTAAAATCACCTAATTCGGCTATTATTTACGAATTGCATATTCGCAATATTACCATTCAAACAGAGGCGAACTCTTCGTATCCTGGTAAATATTTAGGTTTGATAGAAAAAGGCGTTAAAAGCACACTTAATGTAGCTACAGCAATCGACCATATTAAAGAATTAGGAATCACACATGTTCACCTATTGCCAACATTCGATCAATATTCTATTGATGAAACTCATTTAGAGGTGCCACAATTTAATTGGGGATACGACCCTCAAAATTACAATGTTCCAGAAGGCTCTTTTTCTACAGATCCTTTTAAAGCAGAAGTAAGAATTCCGGAATTTAAAAAAATGATACAAGCATTTCATAATGCGGGAATTGGTGTTATTCTAGATGTTGTGTACAACCACACTGGAGTTATAGAAAACTCAAATTTTAATTTAGAAACTCCCAAGTATTATTATCGTTTTAACAACGATGGTAGTTATTCTAACGCATCGGGTTGTGGGAATGAAACGTCATCAGAAAGAAAAATGACACAAAAATTTATTTTGGAATCTGTTAAATATTGGACCGAAGAATATCATTTAGATGGTTTTCGTTTCGATTTAATGGCCATTCATGATGTTGAAACAATGAACCTAATTGCCGATGAAATTACCAAAATAAACCCAAGTGCACTTATTTATGGAGAAGGTTGGACAGGTGGAGACTCACCGTTACCAGAACAGAAAAGGGCTTTAAAAAAACACATTCCACAAATGCCCAAAATTGCCGCTTTTTCTGATGAAATTAGAGATGCCATAAAAGGAAGCACCTTTGATGATAGAAGTACTGGCTTTGTTAGTGGTGCTAAATTTAAAGAAGAATCTCTAAAATGTGGAATTGTTGGAGTTATACAACACCCTCAAGTAAATTACATGTATATAAATCATACAGATTTTCCTTGGGCACTGCAACCTTGGCAAGCTATCAATTACGTTTCTTGTCACGACAATTACACCTTATTCGATAAATTAAAAATATCTAGACCAGATGCATCTTTAAAGGATATAAAAGCAATGCATAAATTGGCAACTGCTATTGTTACAACCTCACAAGGAACTCCCTTTTTACATGAAGGTTCAGAAATAATGAGTACCAAAAAAGGAGATCATAATTCTTATAAATCACCAGATAAAATAAATGAAATAGATTGGAATTTAAAAGTGAAAAATAGCGACGTTTTAGCTTATTATAAAAACCTTATCAAATTAAGAAAAAAACATCCTGCATTTCGCATGACAACGGCTAAAGAAGTGCAAGAAAACTTAGAGTTTAAAAAAATAGATCATAGCCTCGTTTCTTATCAACTTAAAAATAATGCCAATAAGGATTCTTGGTCTAAAATACTAGTTATTTTTAATAGCCAAAATAAAATTATAAATTACCAATTAGACCAAACTTATAGAGTTGCTGTTATAAACGATTCTTTTGATTTTGAAGGAAAGCAAGAAGTTAAAGGCAATGTATCTGTACCAGGAATTTCTATGATGATTTTGTTTGAAGAATAA
- the lysS gene encoding lysine--tRNA ligase: protein MQLSEQEVVRREKLVKLRALGINPYPADLYPIDSNSAKIKQDYAEGKKVIIAGRLMSINIQGKASFAQLQDGEGRIQVYFNRDEICTGEDKTLYNDVFKKLLDLGDFVGIEGELFTTKVGEKTVRVKNFTLLSKSLKPLPLPKVKDGVTYDAFTDPELRYRQRYADLVVNPHVKEVFIKRTKLFNAMRSFFNDAGYFEVETPVLQPIPGGAAARPFITHHNSLDIPLYMRIANELYLKRLIVGGFDGVYEFSKNFRNEGMDRTHNPEFTAMEIYVSYKDYNWMMDFAEQLLEHCAIAVNGTSEATFGEHKIDFKAPYARVTMADSIKNFTGFDITGKTEAEIREAAKGMNIPVDETMGKGKLIDEIFGEKCEGNYIQPTFITDYPKEMSPLCKEHRDNPELTERFELMVCGKEIANAYSELNDPIDQRERFEHQLKLAQKGDDEATEFIDEDFLRALEYGMPPTSGMGIGMDRLIMFLTNNQSIQEVLFFPQMRPEKKAAAVELNDDEKAVLAIVTKAEKIDLNDLKVKSGLSNKKWDKTIKGLTKHKVAKVTKTDEGLFVELV from the coding sequence ATGCAATTATCAGAACAAGAAGTTGTACGTAGAGAAAAGCTCGTAAAATTACGCGCTTTAGGCATCAATCCTTATCCTGCAGATTTATATCCAATAGATTCAAATTCGGCAAAGATAAAGCAAGATTATGCTGAAGGAAAAAAGGTAATTATTGCTGGTAGACTAATGTCTATTAACATACAAGGAAAAGCTTCTTTTGCACAACTGCAAGATGGAGAAGGTAGAATACAAGTGTATTTTAACCGTGATGAAATTTGTACTGGTGAGGATAAAACATTGTATAATGATGTTTTTAAAAAATTACTAGATTTAGGAGATTTCGTTGGTATAGAAGGTGAATTGTTTACCACTAAAGTGGGAGAAAAAACAGTGCGTGTTAAAAACTTTACATTGTTAAGCAAGTCTTTAAAACCATTGCCTTTACCAAAAGTAAAAGACGGTGTTACTTATGATGCTTTTACAGATCCTGAATTACGTTACAGACAACGTTATGCAGATTTAGTAGTAAACCCACACGTAAAAGAGGTGTTTATAAAAAGAACAAAATTGTTTAACGCAATGCGTTCTTTCTTTAATGATGCTGGTTATTTTGAAGTTGAAACTCCGGTTTTACAACCAATTCCTGGAGGTGCAGCAGCAAGACCTTTTATAACGCATCATAACTCATTAGACATTCCACTATATATGAGAATTGCTAATGAATTGTATCTTAAAAGACTAATTGTTGGTGGTTTTGATGGTGTTTATGAATTCTCTAAAAACTTTAGAAATGAAGGAATGGACAGAACTCATAACCCAGAATTTACAGCCATGGAAATCTATGTGTCTTACAAAGATTACAATTGGATGATGGATTTTGCAGAGCAACTTCTAGAGCATTGTGCAATTGCTGTAAACGGAACTTCGGAAGCTACTTTTGGTGAACACAAAATAGACTTTAAAGCTCCATACGCAAGAGTAACAATGGCAGATTCTATTAAAAATTTTACTGGTTTTGATATTACTGGTAAAACAGAAGCTGAAATTAGAGAAGCTGCAAAAGGCATGAATATTCCTGTGGATGAAACTATGGGGAAAGGAAAGTTAATTGATGAAATTTTTGGTGAAAAATGTGAAGGAAACTACATTCAGCCAACTTTTATTACTGATTATCCTAAAGAAATGTCTCCGCTTTGTAAAGAGCACAGAGACAACCCTGAATTAACAGAGCGTTTTGAGTTAATGGTTTGTGGTAAAGAAATTGCAAATGCCTATTCTGAATTAAATGACCCAATTGACCAGCGTGAGCGTTTTGAACACCAGCTTAAATTGGCGCAGAAAGGTGATGATGAGGCAACTGAATTTATTGATGAAGATTTCTTAAGAGCTTTAGAATACGGAATGCCACCAACGTCTGGAATGGGAATTGGAATGGACCGTTTAATTATGTTCTTAACAAACAACCAATCTATACAAGAAGTTTTATTCTTTCCTCAAATGAGACCAGAGAAAAAAGCAGCTGCAGTAGAATTGAATGATGATGAAAAAGCTGTTTTGGCAATTGTTACCAAAGCAGAAAAAATAGATTTAAACGACTTAAAAGTAAAGTCTGGTTTGTCTAACAAGAAATGGGATAAAACCATTAAAGGTTTAACAAAACATAAAGTTGCAAAGGTTACTAAAACAGACGAAGGTTTGTTTGTTGAGCTTGTGTAA
- a CDS encoding bile acid:sodium symporter family protein, which produces MKIKIDKFVLSIVVVILIAYLFPQWGTQESKFPINTISSIGISLIFFFYGLKLSPSKLKAGLKNWKLHILVQLSTFLLFPLLVLLVHPFIQNSEQETIWLAFFFLAALPSTVSSSVVMVSLAKGNIPGAIFNASISGIIGIAITPLWMGLFVNEIQSDFDFTDIYIKLILQIIVPVIIGLSLQRFFGAFVQKHSSKLTLFDKSIILLIIYKSFAESFERNIFSAVSFLDLCIILGGVILLFSIAFYLTGFLSKKLKLNREDQITAQFCGTKKSLVHGTVFSKILFGNMATIGIVLLPLMLFHATQILIISIVATKKAAKNSSL; this is translated from the coding sequence ATGAAAATAAAGATTGATAAGTTTGTTCTCTCTATAGTAGTCGTAATACTAATAGCTTATTTATTTCCTCAATGGGGAACACAAGAAAGTAAGTTTCCAATTAACACGATTAGTTCTATTGGTATTTCACTTATTTTCTTTTTCTACGGATTAAAACTGAGTCCGAGTAAGTTAAAAGCAGGACTCAAAAACTGGAAATTACATATTTTGGTACAACTATCTACCTTTTTATTGTTTCCCTTACTCGTTTTATTAGTACATCCATTTATACAAAATTCAGAACAAGAAACCATTTGGTTAGCCTTCTTTTTCTTAGCTGCTTTACCATCTACAGTATCTTCTTCGGTTGTAATGGTTTCTTTAGCTAAAGGAAATATTCCTGGAGCAATTTTTAATGCCAGTATTTCTGGAATTATTGGTATTGCCATAACTCCTTTATGGATGGGACTATTTGTTAATGAAATACAATCAGACTTCGATTTTACTGATATTTATATCAAACTAATTCTTCAAATAATTGTACCGGTTATAATTGGACTTTCTTTACAACGTTTTTTTGGTGCTTTTGTACAAAAACACAGCAGTAAACTTACTCTTTTTGATAAATCGATTATCCTTTTAATTATTTACAAAAGTTTTGCAGAATCTTTTGAAAGAAACATCTTTAGCGCTGTTTCGTTTTTAGATTTATGCATTATTTTAGGTGGTGTTATCCTATTGTTTTCTATCGCTTTTTACCTCACTGGTTTTTTGTCTAAAAAACTAAAACTTAACAGAGAAGATCAAATAACAGCACAATTTTGTGGTACAAAAAAGTCTTTAGTACATGGTACGGTCTTTTCAAAAATACTCTTTGGTAACATGGCAACTATTGGTATTGTTTTATTACCACTAATGTTGTTTCATGCCACACAAATACTAATCATTAGTATTGTAGCAACAAAAAAGGCTGCTAAAAATAGCAGCCTCTAA
- a CDS encoding glutaminase, whose product MEKYQKIIEDVYLEVKNMPQSGKVANYIPELAFVDPENFGINITTIDKESFGVGDFDKKFSVQSITKILSLTLAYKFEGVKIWDRVDVEPSGNPFNSLLQLEADLGKPRNPFINAGAIVICDVLVSHLKNPKEDFLDFCKEISNIPTLQYNEKVAQSEKASGYRNVALCNFIKSFGNIKNDVDVVLDFYFYMCSLEMTCKELSKIFLFLTIDNFTTQKGERVITESQTKRINAIMLTCGFYDESGEFAFRVGLPGKSGVGGGIVAILPDKYCIAVWSPKLNVKGNSYKGMLFLEKFTSKTTSSIF is encoded by the coding sequence ATGGAGAAGTATCAAAAAATAATTGAGGACGTTTATTTAGAAGTAAAAAACATGCCTCAAAGTGGTAAAGTAGCCAATTACATTCCTGAATTGGCCTTTGTAGATCCTGAAAATTTTGGTATAAATATTACAACTATTGATAAAGAATCTTTTGGTGTTGGCGATTTTGATAAAAAGTTTTCGGTACAAAGTATTACTAAAATTCTTTCATTAACCTTAGCCTATAAATTTGAAGGTGTAAAAATATGGGACCGAGTAGATGTAGAACCTTCTGGAAACCCGTTTAATTCTTTATTGCAATTAGAAGCAGATTTAGGCAAGCCAAGAAACCCTTTTATCAATGCTGGTGCAATTGTAATTTGCGATGTATTGGTAAGCCACCTTAAAAATCCAAAAGAAGACTTCTTAGACTTCTGTAAAGAAATTTCTAACATTCCAACTTTACAATACAACGAAAAAGTAGCACAATCTGAAAAAGCTTCTGGATATAGAAATGTGGCGCTTTGTAATTTTATAAAATCTTTTGGAAACATTAAAAACGATGTAGATGTAGTCTTAGATTTTTACTTTTACATGTGTTCTTTAGAAATGACTTGTAAAGAACTTTCAAAAATATTTTTATTTCTAACGATTGATAATTTTACAACACAAAAAGGAGAAAGAGTAATTACAGAAAGTCAAACAAAAAGAATTAATGCCATTATGCTTACTTGCGGTTTTTATGATGAATCTGGCGAGTTTGCTTTTCGTGTTGGATTACCCGGTAAAAGTGGTGTTGGAGGCGGAATTGTTGCCATTCTCCCAGATAAATACTGCATTGCTGTTTGGAGTCCGAAGTTAAACGTTAAAGGGAATTCTTATAAAGGAATGTTGTTTTTAGAAAAATTTACTTCAAAAACTACTTCTTCTATTTTTTAG
- the rsmG gene encoding 16S rRNA (guanine(527)-N(7))-methyltransferase RsmG translates to MEIILKYFKDLTATQIDQFSKLQELYQDWNLKINVVSRKDIDELYLRHVLHSLAIAKVVQFKPGSKVMDVGTGGGFPGIPLAILFPETQFHLVDSIGKKIKVVNEVVAGLGLENVKTTNGRVEEVKDTYDFIVSRAVAQMETFVGWTKGRIAKKQNHDLKNGILYLKGGDLSEELKLYTSATIYDLPDFFDEDFYETKKVVHLGMKYKA, encoded by the coding sequence ATGGAAATTATACTTAAATACTTTAAAGACCTAACGGCAACTCAAATTGATCAGTTCTCTAAACTTCAAGAATTATACCAAGATTGGAATTTAAAAATAAACGTTGTTTCTAGAAAAGATATAGACGAATTATACTTACGCCATGTCTTGCACTCTTTGGCAATAGCCAAAGTGGTACAGTTTAAACCCGGATCTAAAGTAATGGATGTTGGTACTGGTGGAGGTTTTCCTGGTATTCCTTTAGCCATTTTATTTCCAGAAACTCAGTTTCATTTAGTAGATTCTATTGGTAAAAAGATAAAAGTAGTAAATGAAGTTGTTGCTGGTTTAGGTTTAGAAAATGTAAAAACTACCAATGGTAGAGTAGAAGAGGTAAAAGATACTTATGATTTTATTGTAAGTAGAGCAGTAGCACAAATGGAAACTTTTGTGGGATGGACAAAAGGTAGAATTGCCAAAAAACAAAATCACGATTTAAAAAACGGAATCTTATACTTAAAAGGTGGAGATTTATCTGAAGAATTAAAATTATACACTTCTGCTACAATTTACGATTTACCTGACTTTTTTGATGAAGATTTTTATGAAACAAAAAAAGTGGTTCATTTAGGGATGAAGTATAAAGCATAA